GGCGTCGCCAGCCCCAGCCCACCGCCGAGCACTCCCAGCCCGAGCATCACCGGCCAGAGCGCCCCGAACCCGTTGGCCGCTGCCAGCCCGATGACCACCGTCCCGAGCGTCAGGATCGTCAACCCGAGCGCCGCCGGCCAGCGCCGCCCGAGCCGGTCCGCCAGCCGGCCGCCGACCGGCGAGGCGACCACCATCGCGGCGGCCATCACGCCAAGCAGCGAGCCAATCTCGGCGGCTGCGCGCCCGTCGCGCGCCCAGAGGATCGGCAAGGCCAGGAGGACGGTGTACATCGCCAGATTGCTCAGACCGACCGCCCCCGTAGCCGCCGCGAAGGCCGGCCGCAGGAAGAAGCGCGGCTGGAGGACCGGCTCCGGGTGGCGCAGCTCGCGCCAGAGGAAGACGCCGAACAGGAGGATCAGGGCGGCCGTTTCCAGCAGCAGCAGCGCCGCATCCTGGCCGCCGCCTCGGCTCAGCAGCAACGCCAGCCCCACCAGCACCGTCGAGAGCAGCACGGCGCCCGGCCAGTCGAACGGGCGACGCGGCGTCGGCGGGGTCAGGACGGCCGGTGCGTCCCTGCGCTCGCCGCGCGGGATGCAGGCCCAACCGAGCGCCAGCGCCGGCAGCACCAGCAGCAGGTTCACCCCGAACATCGCGCGCCAGCCGACCGTCGTCACGACCAACCCCCCGACCACCGGCCCGAGCGCCGCCGCCAGCCCGATGGCCGACCCGATCATCCCGAAGCGGCTGGCGCGCCGCTCGTCCGGCACGACCTCGCGGAGCAGGGCGTCGCCGTTCGGCAGCACCACGGCCCCCGAGACCGCCTGCGCCACCCGGCAGACGATCAGCAGCGGCAGGTTCGCGGCCAGCATCGCCCCGAGCGACG
This is a stretch of genomic DNA from Chloroflexota bacterium. It encodes these proteins:
- a CDS encoding MFS transporter is translated as MVRASDPGRDQPPHAESSHAGSLRAESLLLTTVALGAVLAPLNSTMIAVALPAITTELGAGAAATSWLVTAYLISMASLQPVAGRLGDRLGRRRLILGGLAGFTIASLGAMLAANLPLLIVCRVAQAVSGAVVLPNGDALLREVVPDERRASRFGMIGSAIGLAAALGPVVGGLVVTTVGWRAMFGVNLLLVLPALALGWACIPRGERRDAPAVLTPPTPRRPFDWPGAVLLSTVLVGLALLLSRGGGQDAALLLLETAALILLFGVFLWRELRHPEPVLQPRFFLRPAFAAATGAVGLSNLAMYTVLLALPILWARDGRAAAEIGSLLGVMAAAMVVASPVGGRLADRLGRRWPAALGLTILTLGTVVIGLAAANGFGALWPVMLGLGVLGGGLGLATPGMQASALESVERQNAGAAAGAYSTSRYLGSIVGSALLAGLASLATGGPAGAAPAGLGLTPIFAVVAAAALLSALLALRLPGRRTR